In Leptodesmis sichuanensis A121, the following are encoded in one genomic region:
- a CDS encoding DUF4333 domain-containing protein codes for MTKHHNQAIHWANPRSGKHLVYAGVLGGLMLLASCTPPPQTATSPNPTGVPTNGSPSPTLTIPTSPTPTPSPTSTAEKPASVKAVETKLADLVTKATGLTVQAVDCPADLVEKAGTTYNCTITSEVGIFTGVVEPTDQPGQFNWGTKGLLLLTKLNSFIQQSVQNQGGGPVTVDCGGKARIAKVGETFECKVTDAKGGTRTTRVTVRDEVGNVFIAPQ; via the coding sequence ATGACCAAGCACCATAACCAGGCAATCCATTGGGCAAATCCCCGCTCAGGTAAACATCTGGTTTACGCTGGCGTGTTGGGTGGTCTGATGCTGCTCGCCAGTTGCACGCCTCCCCCCCAAACTGCCACCTCTCCCAATCCGACGGGAGTCCCAACCAATGGTTCTCCCAGCCCCACCCTGACCATTCCCACTTCTCCAACACCCACCCCGTCCCCGACTTCCACCGCCGAAAAGCCCGCTTCCGTCAAAGCCGTGGAAACCAAATTGGCCGATCTGGTTACCAAAGCCACAGGTCTGACGGTGCAAGCGGTGGATTGTCCAGCCGATCTGGTGGAAAAAGCCGGAACGACTTATAACTGCACGATCACATCGGAAGTAGGCATCTTCACGGGGGTTGTAGAGCCAACCGACCAACCGGGACAATTTAATTGGGGCACCAAAGGACTCCTGTTGCTCACCAAGCTCAATAGCTTCATTCAACAAAGTGTGCAAAACCAGGGGGGTGGGCCTGTCACGGTCGATTGTGGCGGAAAAGCCAGAATCGCCAAAGTTGGCGAGACATTTGAATGTAAGGTAACTGATGCCAAGGGAGGTACGCGCACCACTCGGGTTACCGTCCGGGATGAGGTTGGCAATGTATTTATTGCTCCCCAATAA
- a CDS encoding RNA recognition motif domain-containing protein produces the protein MAIYVGNLSYKVTQEDLTEIFAEYGSVKRVQLMIDRETGRSRGFSFVEMDTDAEEDAAIEALDGAEWMGREMKVNKARPREDNRGGDRRRSAGSGDSWSNRGTGSYGRY, from the coding sequence ATGGCTATTTATGTTGGCAACCTTTCCTACAAGGTTACCCAAGAAGATTTGACTGAAATTTTTGCGGAGTATGGTTCTGTAAAGCGGGTGCAACTGATGATTGACCGGGAAACCGGAAGATCACGGGGCTTTAGCTTTGTGGAAATGGATACGGATGCAGAAGAAGATGCGGCGATCGAGGCCCTGGATGGAGCCGAGTGGATGGGCCGCGAAATGAAAGTGAATAAAGCCAGACCTCGTGAAGACAATCGGGGTGGCGACAGACGGCGCTCTGCAGGCAGTGGAGATAGCTGGTCAAACCGGGGCACAGGTTCCTACGGACGCTATTAG